One part of the Sphingobacterium sp. LZ7M1 genome encodes these proteins:
- a CDS encoding acyl-CoA dehydrogenase family protein, whose protein sequence is MDYYQIEEFLTPEQILVRDAIREFVKFEILPVIDQYAQEHKEIPGLMKKLGAIGALGPFIPEEYGGVGLDYMSYGLIMQELEFGDSAIRSAASVQSSLVMFPIYKFGSEEQKHRFLPRLATGELIGAFGLTEPNHGSDPGSMETKLLKDGEGYRLSGSKMWITNAPICDIAVVWARDEDKKIRGVIVERDFEGFSTPETLNKWSLRASKTGELVFDQVFIPQDNVLPEVSSMKGPLSCLNSARYGISWGAIGAAVDCYQTALQYAKERKQFGKPIASFQLQQKKLAEMVTEITKAQLLSWRLGQLKIEDRATPAQISMAKRNNVNMALQVAREARQILGAMGIVGDYPIMRHMMNLESVITYEGTHDVHLLITGNDITGINAF, encoded by the coding sequence ATGGACTACTACCAAATTGAAGAGTTTTTGACCCCTGAGCAGATCCTTGTTCGGGATGCCATCCGTGAATTTGTAAAATTCGAGATCCTACCGGTCATCGATCAATATGCCCAGGAACATAAGGAAATTCCGGGCTTGATGAAAAAATTAGGTGCTATTGGTGCACTCGGTCCATTTATTCCTGAAGAGTATGGTGGGGTAGGACTGGACTATATGTCCTATGGATTGATTATGCAGGAACTGGAGTTTGGTGACTCGGCCATTCGGTCTGCTGCTTCGGTGCAATCCTCCTTAGTGATGTTCCCGATCTATAAGTTCGGTTCGGAAGAACAGAAACATAGGTTCTTGCCTCGTTTGGCAACGGGAGAACTCATCGGCGCATTTGGCCTTACCGAACCTAACCATGGCTCTGACCCTGGAAGTATGGAGACCAAGTTGCTAAAGGACGGGGAGGGGTACCGCTTGTCTGGTTCCAAAATGTGGATCACCAATGCGCCAATCTGTGATATCGCCGTGGTATGGGCACGCGATGAGGACAAAAAGATCCGTGGGGTGATCGTTGAAAGGGACTTTGAAGGATTCAGTACACCTGAAACCCTGAATAAATGGTCGCTACGGGCCTCAAAAACAGGTGAACTGGTCTTTGATCAGGTTTTTATTCCGCAAGATAATGTCCTTCCCGAAGTCAGTTCCATGAAAGGCCCATTGTCCTGCCTAAATTCTGCACGGTATGGTATTTCTTGGGGAGCCATCGGTGCTGCTGTGGATTGTTATCAGACGGCATTGCAATATGCCAAGGAACGCAAGCAATTTGGGAAGCCCATTGCTTCTTTTCAACTGCAGCAAAAGAAATTGGCAGAGATGGTCACGGAGATTACCAAGGCACAATTGCTGTCCTGGCGGTTAGGGCAGTTGAAGATTGAGGACCGTGCAACACCTGCACAGATTTCCATGGCCAAACGCAACAATGTGAATATGGCCTTGCAGGTGGCCCGTGAAGCCAGGCAGATATTAGGCGCTATGGGTATTGTCGGCGATTATCCGATCATGCGCCATATGATGAACCTGGAATCGGTCATTACCTATGAAGGTACCCACGATGTACATCTGTTGATTACCGGAAATGACATCACGGGCATCAATGCTTTTTAA
- a CDS encoding aldehyde dehydrogenase family protein has protein sequence MTSKELKTLGIEAENLGTSTGSKWFAQGELIESYSPTNGKLIAKIKSTTRKEYEKVIQEAEKAKLVWRDIPAPKRGEIVRQLGEKLRELKPVLGKLVSYEMGKSYQEGMGEVQEMIDICDFAVGLSRQLYGNTIHSERPGHRMYDQYHPLGIVGIITAFNFPVAVWSWNAALALVCGDVVVWKSSEKTPLCAVACQHIIADILKANKLPEGISSIIVGDAEVGKWISEDERIPLVSATGSTRMGKEVATVVAKRLGKSLLELGGNNAIIVSPSADLKMTIIGAVFGAVGTAGQRCTSTRRLIIHESIYDKVKKSLVDAYKQIKIGDPLDSNNHMGPLIDTAAVNMYLDALKKIKAEGGKLLTKGEVLEGKGYESGCYVTPVIAEVENHYEIVQHETFAPILYLIKYSGEVDAAIALQNGVKQGLSSAIMTNSLREAELFLSQNGSDCGIANVNIGTSGAEIGGAFGGEKDTGGGRESGSDAWKVYMRRQTNTINYTTSLPLAQGIKFDL, from the coding sequence ATGACATCAAAAGAATTAAAAACACTTGGGATCGAGGCTGAAAACCTAGGTACATCGACAGGGAGCAAATGGTTTGCTCAGGGTGAGTTGATTGAATCTTATTCACCTACCAATGGCAAATTGATTGCTAAGATAAAGAGTACGACCAGGAAAGAATACGAAAAAGTAATACAAGAGGCAGAGAAGGCGAAATTGGTTTGGCGCGATATCCCAGCACCAAAGCGTGGCGAGATTGTCCGTCAATTAGGAGAGAAACTTCGCGAGCTGAAACCTGTCCTAGGCAAGCTGGTTTCCTATGAAATGGGGAAATCCTACCAAGAAGGAATGGGTGAGGTTCAGGAGATGATCGATATCTGTGATTTTGCAGTGGGCCTATCCAGACAATTATATGGAAATACCATCCATTCAGAAAGACCAGGTCACCGCATGTACGACCAATATCATCCTTTAGGGATCGTGGGTATCATCACCGCTTTCAATTTTCCGGTAGCGGTCTGGTCATGGAATGCTGCCTTGGCCCTAGTTTGTGGAGACGTGGTAGTATGGAAGTCAAGTGAGAAAACACCATTGTGCGCAGTAGCCTGCCAGCATATCATAGCCGATATATTGAAAGCAAATAAGTTACCGGAAGGGATCTCTTCTATTATCGTCGGTGATGCCGAAGTAGGAAAATGGATTTCAGAAGACGAACGCATTCCTTTGGTATCTGCTACAGGCTCTACCCGTATGGGGAAAGAGGTTGCCACGGTTGTTGCCAAACGCTTGGGCAAATCTCTATTGGAACTAGGGGGTAACAATGCGATTATCGTCAGTCCAAGTGCAGATCTGAAAATGACCATTATAGGAGCCGTATTTGGAGCCGTAGGTACTGCTGGGCAACGTTGTACAAGTACCCGTCGATTGATCATCCACGAAAGCATCTATGACAAGGTGAAAAAGTCATTGGTAGATGCCTATAAGCAGATAAAAATCGGAGATCCATTGGACAGCAACAACCACATGGGACCTTTGATCGATACCGCAGCGGTGAACATGTACCTTGATGCTTTGAAAAAAATAAAAGCGGAAGGCGGAAAGTTGTTGACCAAGGGTGAAGTACTGGAAGGTAAGGGCTATGAAAGCGGTTGTTATGTGACTCCGGTAATTGCTGAGGTGGAGAACCATTATGAAATCGTGCAACATGAAACCTTTGCCCCAATCCTTTATTTAATAAAATACAGCGGTGAAGTAGATGCGGCCATTGCATTGCAAAATGGCGTTAAGCAAGGCCTTTCATCGGCTATCATGACCAATAGCTTGCGTGAGGCAGAACTGTTCTTAAGCCAGAATGGCTCGGATTGCGGTATTGCCAATGTCAACATCGGCACATCAGGCGCTGAGATCGGTGGAGCTTTCGGGGGAGAGAAAGACACAGGTGGCGGCCGTGAATCTGGTTCAGATGCATGGAAAGTATATATGCGCAGACAAACAAATACCATCAATTATACCACTAGCCTACCATTGGCACAGGGAATTAAATTTGATCTATAA
- the lat gene encoding L-lysine 6-transaminase, with product MIRETHKRLAKHILADGLPVVMDLEKSHGSYIVDIDGKEYLDMFSMFASSPVGYNHPYILANEKQLEKVSINKLALSDIYPDEYADFMDVFERVGIPKELSYCFFIDGGGLAVENALKAAFDWKTRLNLANGIDQEASQVIHFKQAFHGRTGYTLSLTNTKDPRKYMYFPKFNWPRISNPKLTFPLTEESVAATVELEKQAVQEIEAAIANNPNDIACLILEPIQAEGGDNHFRKEFFVKLREICDKNDIILILDEVQTGIAMTGKMWCYQHYGIVPDVISFGKKTQVCGILANKEKFDRVEKNVFQESSRINSTFGGNLVDMIRFKLILEIIEKEGLVNKAESLGEYLQVKLMELAEKHPSISNVRGKGLLVAFDLPTPEARDKFVSEAMAENMLILGCGEKSIRFRPHLTVNKEDLDKAIAIVDKVVD from the coding sequence ATGATAAGAGAAACACATAAAAGATTAGCAAAACATATCTTGGCAGATGGCCTTCCGGTTGTCATGGACCTTGAGAAATCCCACGGTTCATACATTGTAGACATCGACGGCAAGGAATATCTGGACATGTTCAGCATGTTCGCATCATCGCCTGTAGGCTATAACCATCCTTATATCCTGGCAAATGAAAAACAGTTGGAAAAGGTTTCCATCAATAAATTAGCGCTGTCGGATATCTATCCCGATGAGTATGCGGATTTCATGGATGTCTTTGAACGCGTAGGGATTCCAAAGGAACTAAGCTATTGTTTCTTTATCGATGGCGGTGGTCTGGCGGTTGAAAACGCCTTAAAAGCCGCATTCGACTGGAAAACCAGGCTGAACCTAGCCAATGGCATCGACCAGGAAGCGAGTCAGGTCATTCATTTCAAACAGGCATTCCATGGCAGGACCGGTTATACACTTTCGTTGACTAATACCAAGGACCCTAGGAAATACATGTACTTCCCAAAATTCAATTGGCCAAGGATCAGCAATCCGAAATTGACCTTCCCATTAACGGAGGAGTCGGTTGCTGCGACCGTTGAGTTGGAAAAACAAGCTGTTCAGGAGATCGAAGCCGCTATCGCCAATAATCCGAATGATATCGCCTGCTTGATCTTGGAGCCTATCCAAGCTGAAGGCGGGGACAACCATTTCCGTAAGGAATTCTTTGTGAAACTGAGAGAGATCTGTGACAAGAACGATATCATCTTGATCTTGGATGAGGTTCAGACAGGAATTGCCATGACCGGGAAAATGTGGTGTTACCAACATTACGGAATTGTTCCAGATGTAATTTCCTTCGGAAAGAAAACACAGGTCTGTGGGATCTTGGCCAACAAAGAGAAGTTTGACCGTGTTGAAAAGAATGTTTTCCAAGAGTCTAGCCGGATCAATTCTACTTTTGGAGGCAACTTGGTTGACATGATCCGGTTCAAATTGATCTTGGAGATCATTGAAAAAGAAGGTCTGGTCAATAAAGCGGAGTCGTTAGGTGAGTATCTTCAGGTAAAATTGATGGAACTGGCTGAAAAACACCCTTCCATCAGCAATGTTCGCGGAAAAGGATTGTTGGTTGCTTTCGACCTTCCGACGCCAGAGGCAAGAGATAAGTTTGTTTCTGAAGCGATGGCTGAAAACATGTTGATCTTAGGCTGTGGTGAAAAGAGCATTCGATTCAGACCGCACCTGACGGTGAACAAAGAAGATTTAGACAAAGCGATTGCCATCGTTGATAAAGTGGTTGATTAA
- the mutL gene encoding DNA mismatch repair endonuclease MutL, with the protein MSDIIQLLPDSVANQIAAGEVVQRPASAIKELLENAIDAGADHIKLIIKDAGKSLIQVIDNGCGMSVTDARLCFERHATSKIRKAEDLFAIRTMGFRGEAMASIAAIAHVELKSRRIEDELGTVIEIEGSEVIQQFPDQAPAGTSISVKNLFYNIPARRNFLKSNSVELRHIIDEFQRVALAHPDIFFTFHSDGNEMFHLPKETLKQRIVHLFGNNYNQRLVPVEETTSILNIKGFIGKPEFAKKTRGEQFFFVNNRYIKDPYLNHAVLNAYEEILPADTFPLYVLFIDIDPSKIDINVHPTKTEIKYEDEKAIYAILRSAVKRSIGRYNIAPSLDFEQETGFNELITPKPLDEIQVPTINFNPNFNPFDDGMPKQPRRYTYPEQIERKSSIPQNWDSLYEITETEETEQLSLLPEDTELKSEAEIIQPSDQPKKQFFQLHNRYIVSQIHSGFMLIDQQAAHERILFEQFQQQLQHNQGSSQQSLFPQTIELNSADFALVQEILPEIHALGFQLRPFGKTTYIVDGIPADLENINEGQIIEKLLEDFKNQSDLRLNKRERLAKSLAKNAAIKPGTKLENEGMAELIDKLFACESPNISLSGKPVIITYTLQELAERFGRNI; encoded by the coding sequence ATGTCGGATATTATTCAATTGCTTCCAGATTCAGTAGCAAACCAAATCGCAGCGGGTGAAGTTGTTCAGCGACCAGCCTCAGCGATCAAGGAACTATTGGAGAATGCTATTGATGCAGGAGCAGATCATATAAAACTTATTATTAAGGATGCGGGCAAGTCATTGATCCAGGTGATCGACAATGGCTGTGGAATGAGTGTAACGGATGCGCGTCTTTGTTTTGAACGTCATGCAACTTCGAAAATCCGAAAAGCTGAAGATCTTTTCGCGATCCGGACGATGGGCTTCCGTGGGGAGGCAATGGCTTCGATTGCGGCCATCGCCCACGTGGAACTTAAGAGCAGACGCATTGAAGATGAGCTTGGTACAGTGATAGAAATTGAAGGCTCGGAGGTGATCCAACAATTCCCCGATCAGGCTCCAGCAGGGACCAGCATCTCGGTAAAAAACCTATTCTACAATATTCCTGCAAGAAGAAATTTCCTGAAGAGCAATTCTGTTGAATTAAGGCATATCATAGACGAGTTTCAACGTGTTGCACTAGCACATCCTGATATTTTCTTCACTTTCCACAGTGATGGCAATGAAATGTTCCATTTACCTAAGGAAACCCTGAAACAAAGGATCGTTCACCTTTTCGGCAACAACTATAATCAGCGACTGGTTCCAGTTGAAGAAACGACCAGCATCCTGAACATCAAAGGATTTATAGGGAAGCCGGAGTTTGCTAAGAAAACACGTGGCGAGCAGTTCTTTTTTGTCAATAACCGCTATATCAAGGACCCTTACCTAAACCATGCGGTGCTGAATGCCTATGAAGAGATCTTGCCCGCTGATACTTTCCCTTTATATGTGCTGTTCATTGATATCGATCCTTCGAAAATCGACATTAACGTGCACCCTACCAAAACGGAAATCAAGTATGAAGATGAGAAGGCGATCTATGCCATTCTGCGGTCTGCGGTAAAGCGTAGCATCGGGCGTTATAACATCGCTCCATCCTTGGATTTCGAGCAGGAGACTGGCTTTAATGAGCTGATCACGCCAAAACCATTGGATGAGATCCAGGTACCTACCATCAATTTCAATCCTAATTTCAATCCTTTTGATGATGGGATGCCGAAGCAACCGAGAAGGTATACCTATCCAGAGCAGATTGAAAGAAAGTCCAGCATCCCACAGAATTGGGACAGCCTTTATGAAATTACGGAAACGGAAGAAACAGAGCAATTAAGTCTATTGCCGGAGGATACCGAACTGAAATCTGAGGCCGAAATAATTCAGCCTTCTGACCAGCCGAAGAAGCAATTTTTTCAATTGCACAATCGTTATATAGTATCGCAAATCCATTCTGGATTTATGCTGATCGACCAGCAGGCAGCACATGAGCGCATCCTGTTTGAACAGTTTCAGCAGCAATTGCAGCACAATCAAGGATCGAGTCAGCAAAGTCTGTTTCCACAGACCATTGAGTTGAATTCGGCTGATTTTGCTTTAGTTCAGGAAATTTTGCCGGAAATCCATGCATTGGGATTTCAGTTGCGACCATTCGGGAAAACTACGTATATTGTAGATGGAATTCCTGCGGATTTAGAAAACATTAATGAAGGGCAGATTATTGAAAAACTATTGGAGGATTTCAAAAACCAGAGTGATTTACGCCTAAACAAAAGAGAAAGGCTAGCAAAGAGCTTGGCTAAAAATGCCGCCATCAAACCGGGGACAAAACTGGAGAACGAAGGCATGGCAGAATTGATTGACAAACTGTTTGCCTGTGAATCTCCGAATATTTCGCTTTCTGGGAAGCCCGTCATCATCACATACACCTTGCAGGAGCTGGCAGAACGCTTTGGCAGGAATATTTAA
- a CDS encoding rhomboid family intramembrane serine protease: MNNLFGNLPTVTKNLLIINIICFIGSMIFSHATNFFGVFYPDSPFFKIWQVITYMFMHGGFAHIFFNMFALVMFGGVIERILGPKKFLNYYLICGLGALVLQYGIQAIEVYNIAGTVRASQFLNFNFTTGMVSTNLPISQDQLGTLLSIYGTPLVGASGAIYGLLLAYGYLFPNAEIMLIFLPIPIKAKYFIPILIVIEIFLGFSNSGGSIAHLAHVGGALFGFILLKIWGIRRTNYY, from the coding sequence ATGAATAACCTATTCGGCAATTTACCTACAGTGACTAAAAATCTATTGATCATCAATATCATCTGTTTTATTGGATCCATGATTTTCAGCCATGCCACGAATTTCTTTGGAGTATTTTATCCTGACTCCCCATTCTTTAAGATTTGGCAAGTCATCACCTACATGTTCATGCATGGAGGCTTTGCACATATATTTTTCAATATGTTTGCCTTGGTTATGTTTGGCGGTGTAATTGAGCGAATATTAGGCCCTAAAAAATTCTTGAATTACTATCTGATCTGCGGATTGGGCGCATTGGTGTTGCAATATGGGATCCAAGCCATTGAGGTTTACAATATCGCAGGTACGGTTAGGGCTTCACAATTCCTGAACTTTAACTTCACTACCGGAATGGTTTCGACCAATCTGCCGATAAGCCAGGATCAATTGGGCACCTTACTTTCCATTTATGGGACGCCATTGGTTGGTGCTTCTGGAGCGATCTACGGATTATTACTGGCTTATGGTTATCTATTCCCTAATGCGGAAATAATGTTGATCTTCTTGCCTATCCCAATCAAAGCAAAATACTTCATTCCTATCTTGATCGTTATCGAGATCTTTTTAGGTTTTTCAAATTCGGGCGGTTCAATTGCGCACTTAGCCCACGTCGGTGGAGCATTATTTGGATTTATCCTTCTAAAAATCTGGGGCATCAGAAGAACAAATTATTATTAA
- a CDS encoding rhomboid family intramembrane serine protease: MKKENGIKMFFRTTYQTGSPIPYIISVQIFVFILIHIADLLVDLGVIKFPLYDWLISNLTLPNSFAAFIQKPWTLVTFPFVYIGLFNIVFDCLWLYWMGSTFLNFLNKRQLMTVFVGAFAISGISFLALSEIDFLAKGPIPYLFSNSMGLAAIVASLLVLTPKMEIRLFLFGIVKFRTIAIVFLALQFLFYVFANRAAAAAFPLAILWGITFMYQLQAGRDFSKLFLYQPKKKLRVLHTVKKTPTYKSYKGDLPNQEVIDEILDKISQNGYESLSSREKEILFRVSREEQE; encoded by the coding sequence ATGAAAAAGGAAAACGGCATAAAGATGTTCTTTAGGACAACCTACCAAACAGGTTCTCCTATCCCCTATATCATCTCCGTTCAGATATTTGTGTTTATCCTGATTCATATTGCCGACTTACTGGTTGACTTGGGTGTCATTAAATTTCCATTGTACGATTGGTTGATCAGTAACCTGACTTTGCCCAATAGCTTTGCAGCATTTATCCAGAAGCCATGGACTTTAGTGACCTTTCCATTTGTATACATTGGACTGTTCAATATCGTATTTGACTGTCTATGGTTATATTGGATGGGAAGTACATTTTTGAATTTCCTGAACAAAAGACAGTTAATGACGGTCTTTGTGGGTGCTTTTGCCATTTCTGGAATTAGCTTCCTCGCGCTGTCTGAAATTGATTTCCTTGCAAAAGGGCCAATCCCATATCTATTTTCAAATTCCATGGGACTTGCTGCCATTGTAGCTAGCCTATTGGTCCTGACCCCGAAGATGGAGATCAGGTTATTCCTGTTTGGAATCGTGAAATTCCGGACCATAGCAATCGTTTTTTTGGCCTTGCAGTTCTTGTTCTACGTATTTGCGAACCGTGCGGCGGCTGCGGCATTTCCATTGGCCATTCTATGGGGAATCACATTTATGTACCAACTGCAGGCAGGTAGGGACTTCAGTAAATTATTTTTGTACCAACCAAAAAAGAAACTTCGCGTGCTACATACCGTTAAAAAAACTCCAACCTATAAAAGCTATAAAGGCGATTTACCTAACCAGGAAGTAATAGATGAAATTTTGGATAAAATTTCTCAAAATGGTTATGAAAGTCTATCTTCACGGGAAAAAGAAATACTGTTCAGGGTAAGTAGAGAAGAGCAAGAATAA
- a CDS encoding endonuclease/exonuclease/phosphatase family protein — translation MLIKKKNLGFFSKTVMLANLAAIAALFLCYSASIINPKSFWPISFLGLGYLPILLINLGFIFYWILRKPKYSLFSLIAILIGWNLMTKHVTFNSPDPVVKNDSSLRVMTYNVHMLEPVEKTDKPAKDEFTEVIKEVNPDVLCLQEFSSTIKGNKRFSEKIKSKINFDSYYFAPSQQNEYNAYGQVIFSKFPIINSGLIKKNEYGINRVIYVDIVKNKDTVRVYNVHLRSFGLQNEDKEFIQNPKTGDGTEETKTKQVGRKLKWAFEQRSDQAESLYDHMQETKFPKIVMGDFNDTPMSYSVNLIGKDMKNAFQEKGNGWGVTHFELLPILQIDYIFCENNFTVNNYKVVKKKLSDHYPIYADLRIN, via the coding sequence ATGTTGATTAAAAAAAAGAATTTAGGTTTCTTTAGCAAGACCGTTATGCTGGCCAATCTGGCTGCCATAGCTGCCCTTTTTTTATGTTATTCTGCCTCCATCATCAACCCTAAATCCTTCTGGCCAATATCATTCCTTGGCTTGGGATATTTACCCATCTTATTGATCAATCTAGGGTTTATTTTCTACTGGATCCTTCGCAAACCGAAGTATTCCCTATTTTCCCTGATTGCCATCCTGATCGGCTGGAACCTGATGACCAAACATGTCACGTTCAACTCTCCTGACCCTGTGGTAAAGAATGACTCCTCCCTTCGTGTAATGACCTACAATGTGCATATGCTGGAACCGGTTGAGAAAACAGATAAACCGGCAAAAGATGAGTTCACGGAGGTTATCAAGGAGGTGAATCCCGATGTTTTATGTTTGCAGGAGTTCAGCAGCACCATCAAAGGGAACAAAAGGTTCAGTGAAAAGATCAAGTCAAAGATCAACTTCGACAGTTATTACTTCGCCCCTTCCCAACAGAACGAATACAACGCTTACGGACAGGTTATCTTTTCTAAATTCCCGATCATCAACTCGGGTCTGATCAAGAAAAATGAATATGGGATCAACCGTGTAATCTATGTCGATATCGTCAAGAATAAGGATACTGTGCGTGTTTACAATGTGCACCTACGTTCGTTTGGCCTGCAAAATGAGGATAAAGAATTCATCCAGAATCCTAAGACTGGCGATGGTACGGAAGAAACCAAGACCAAGCAGGTAGGCAGGAAGTTGAAATGGGCTTTTGAGCAGCGCAGCGACCAGGCAGAGTCCCTATATGACCATATGCAAGAGACCAAATTCCCTAAGATCGTCATGGGAGATTTCAATGATACGCCAATGTCCTATTCTGTCAACTTGATTGGCAAGGATATGAAGAATGCTTTTCAGGAAAAGGGAAATGGCTGGGGAGTTACCCATTTTGAGTTATTGCCCATCCTGCAAATTGATTATATCTTTTGTGAGAATAACTTTACGGTCAATAATTACAAGGTGGTCAAGAAGAAGTTATCAGACCACTACCCTATCTATGCAGACCTCAGGATAAACTAG